In one Sphingomonas sp. AP4-R1 genomic region, the following are encoded:
- a CDS encoding MotA/TolQ/ExbB proton channel family protein, giving the protein MTILAWLDPLAFALVVGGALLVASLRATRREIEGAFAALRPLLRADPEADAAVARAAVSRVHAIVETKSIVCVDRVATTGRFLAEAIRRLSDARSSLEFTEWADEALDARRRRHAGVVAFWRAMADTAPAMGMIATVIGLIRMFRQMADATQIGAPMASALVATLLGLIVANLFAGPIADRLERLSEAELAWQERTLIHFKSLARAELDQAIGLQRSLARSLSR; this is encoded by the coding sequence TTGACGATCCTGGCCTGGCTGGACCCGCTCGCCTTCGCGCTCGTGGTGGGCGGCGCGCTGCTCGTCGCGAGCCTGCGCGCGACCCGTCGCGAGATCGAGGGCGCGTTCGCCGCGCTCCGCCCGCTTCTGCGCGCCGATCCGGAGGCCGATGCCGCCGTCGCGCGCGCCGCCGTTTCGCGCGTGCATGCGATCGTGGAGACCAAGAGCATCGTCTGCGTCGATCGCGTCGCCACCACCGGCCGCTTCCTGGCCGAGGCGATCCGCCGCCTGTCCGATGCGCGCTCCAGCCTGGAATTCACCGAATGGGCCGATGAAGCGCTGGACGCGCGTCGCCGCCGCCATGCCGGCGTGGTCGCCTTCTGGCGCGCCATGGCCGATACCGCGCCCGCCATGGGCATGATCGCCACCGTGATCGGTCTGATCCGCATGTTCCGCCAGATGGCCGACGCCACGCAGATCGGAGCGCCGATGGCGAGCGCGCTCGTCGCCACGTTGCTGGGCCTGATCGTCGCCAATCTCTTCGCGGGCCCGATCGCCGATCGGCTGGAGCGCCTGTCGGAAGCCGAACTGGCCTGGCAGGAGCGCACCCTCATCCATTTCAAGAGCCTCGCGCGCGCCGAGCTGGATCAGGCGATCGGCCTGCAGCGCAGTCTCGCGCGCAGCCTGTCCCGATGA
- a CDS encoding flagella basal body P-ring formation protein FlgA: MKPVTLLLPLLAMASPAAAAPFQNLDALEARLINALGAGIGEPGGPASPIDRRMKLATCQQPVTIDPPALGAVALRCPSIGWRIRVPIQRLQTTSTVSAAAYSAAAPMPMKVEPVVRRGDPVDLVADTGGFSVSVSATAQEDGAPGKRIRVKTEQDGKPQGQIVFAEVVEAGRVRLPGFN, from the coding sequence ATGAAACCTGTAACGCTTCTCCTTCCGCTTCTGGCGATGGCATCGCCGGCTGCAGCTGCGCCCTTCCAGAATCTGGATGCGCTGGAGGCTCGTCTGATCAACGCGCTCGGCGCGGGCATCGGTGAGCCGGGTGGCCCCGCCAGCCCGATCGATCGTCGCATGAAGCTGGCCACCTGCCAGCAGCCGGTGACGATCGATCCGCCCGCACTGGGCGCGGTGGCGCTGCGCTGCCCGTCGATCGGCTGGCGCATCCGCGTGCCGATCCAGCGACTGCAGACCACGTCGACCGTTTCCGCCGCCGCCTATAGCGCGGCCGCGCCGATGCCGATGAAGGTGGAGCCGGTCGTGCGGCGCGGCGATCCCGTGGATCTGGTCGCCGATACCGGCGGTTTCAGCGTCAGCGTGTCTGCGACCGCACAGGAAGACGGCGCGCCGGGAAAAAGAATTCGCGTGAAAACTGAACAGGATGGCAAGCCGCAGGGCCAGATCGTGTTCGCCGAAGTGGTCGAAGCGGGTCGTGTGAGATTACCAGGATTTAACTGA
- a CDS encoding flagellar basal body L-ring protein FlgH: MRITLALIAGLAAGTAILALSAPASAGLLGPSKQQKAERAAAYAPAYAPSTAAPVADGAIYHAAYGYAPLIAGMRAAQVGDVVTITLVEKTQAVKANSASTDRNGSISITPPPTGPLDFIKKTDIDISGGSTFAGKGNAAQSNALSGEISVTIAQVYPNGTMLVRGQKMLTLNRGDEMIQISGIIRPADISFDNRVLSTRVADARITYTGKGEIARASRQGWLNKFFSMLSPF, from the coding sequence ATGCGCATCACCCTCGCCCTCATCGCCGGCCTCGCCGCCGGCACCGCGATCCTCGCGCTTTCTGCGCCGGCCAGTGCGGGTCTGCTCGGCCCCAGCAAACAGCAGAAAGCGGAAAGGGCCGCGGCCTATGCCCCGGCTTATGCGCCCAGCACGGCCGCGCCCGTCGCCGACGGCGCGATCTATCACGCGGCTTACGGCTATGCGCCGCTGATCGCCGGCATGCGCGCCGCGCAGGTGGGCGATGTCGTGACGATCACGCTGGTCGAGAAGACGCAGGCCGTGAAGGCCAACAGCGCGTCGACCGACCGCAACGGATCGATCAGCATCACGCCGCCGCCGACCGGCCCGCTGGACTTCATCAAGAAGACCGACATCGACATTTCCGGCGGCAGCACGTTTGCCGGCAAGGGCAATGCCGCGCAGTCCAACGCGCTTTCGGGCGAGATCAGCGTGACGATCGCGCAGGTCTATCCGAACGGCACGATGCTGGTGCGCGGGCAGAAGATGCTCACGCTCAACCGCGGCGACGAGATGATCCAGATTTCCGGCATCATCCGCCCGGCCGACATCAGCTTCGACAATCGCGTGCTCTCCACGCGCGTGGCCGATGCCCGCATCACCTACACCGGCAAGGGCGAGATCGCCCGTGCCAGCCGCCAGGGCTGGCTCAACAAGTTCTTCTCGATGCTGAGCCCTTTCTAG
- a CDS encoding OmpA family protein, which produces MRAVRARWAISFADLCLLMLGFLILAQAKPDKTKLAAGLPDAPQEHAPEIASQLVAARLFEPGEAVLTGDGRRQIAAFAARVPAGRGRIRLESLGADRATSRLDAWELAAARAASVARALVAQGISEDRVLLAIDRTEGRPQRLSLVAE; this is translated from the coding sequence ATGAGGGCGGTCCGCGCCCGCTGGGCCATCAGCTTCGCCGATCTCTGCCTGCTGATGCTGGGCTTCCTGATCCTTGCGCAGGCGAAGCCGGACAAGACGAAGCTCGCCGCCGGCCTTCCCGATGCGCCCCAAGAGCATGCGCCCGAAATCGCCTCCCAGCTCGTCGCCGCCCGCCTGTTCGAGCCGGGCGAGGCCGTGCTGACGGGGGATGGCCGGCGCCAGATCGCCGCCTTCGCCGCGCGCGTGCCCGCCGGACGCGGGCGCATCCGCCTCGAAAGCCTGGGCGCGGATCGCGCGACCAGCCGCCTCGATGCGTGGGAGCTGGCCGCCGCGCGCGCCGCGTCCGTCGCACGCGCGCTCGTGGCGCAGGGTATCTCCGAAGATCGCGTCCTGCTCGCGATCGATCGGACCGAGGGCCGCCCGCAGCGCCTGTCGCTGGTGGCCGAATAA
- the flgF gene encoding flagellar basal-body rod protein FlgF, with protein MDRLIYSSLAAMRGAMSRQATIGNNLANVNTTGFRGEMTHAQAMWLSGKGLDTRATVSGEVSGADMSAGTVSETGRSLDVAVDGDAMLTVQAADGSEAYTRRGDLMMSDTGLLTTGDGKPVVGEGGPITLPPYDKLSIAKDGTISIVPAGGNPNDVQVVDRLKLVSPAGSQIAKGLDGLFRETSGGTLPADPDAKVRGGALEGSNVNASSALIDMIDASRSWETQVKMITTAQDMDKSAADLMRLPD; from the coding sequence ATGGATCGGCTCATCTATTCATCGCTGGCGGCGATGCGGGGCGCGATGTCGCGACAGGCGACGATCGGCAACAATCTCGCCAACGTGAACACCACGGGTTTCCGTGGCGAGATGACGCACGCCCAGGCGATGTGGCTCTCCGGCAAGGGGCTCGATACGCGCGCCACGGTTTCGGGCGAGGTGTCAGGCGCGGACATGAGTGCCGGCACCGTCTCCGAAACCGGCCGCAGCCTGGACGTGGCGGTGGATGGCGATGCGATGCTGACGGTGCAGGCCGCCGACGGATCGGAGGCCTATACCCGCCGCGGCGACCTGATGATGAGCGACACCGGCCTGCTCACCACCGGCGACGGCAAGCCCGTCGTCGGTGAGGGCGGCCCGATCACGCTGCCGCCCTACGACAAGCTCTCGATCGCCAAGGACGGCACGATCTCGATCGTGCCCGCCGGCGGCAATCCGAACGACGTGCAGGTGGTCGACCGGCTGAAGCTGGTCAGCCCCGCCGGATCGCAGATCGCCAAGGGATTGGACGGACTTTTCCGGGAAACTTCAGGTGGCACGCTTCCTGCAGATCCCGATGCGAAGGTGCGCGGCGGGGCTCTGGAAGGATCCAACGTCAACGCCTCTTCGGCGCTGATCGACATGATCGACGCCAGCCGGTCCTGGGAGACGCAGGTGAAGATGATCACGACCGCCCAGGACATGGACAAGTCCGCCGCCGACCTCATGCGCCTGCCCGATTGA
- the flhA gene encoding flagellar biosynthesis protein FlhA codes for MATTAINKRLWLGSVKGAILPLATLMLVGLMIVPVPSIVLDMGFIANIMISLAVLMVALNAEKPLDFSAFPTVLLFATLLRLALNVASTRVVLVNGHTGAAAAGHVIESFGEFLIGGDYAVGLFVFGILMIINMVVITKGAGRVSEVSARFTLDALPGKQMAIDADLNAGLMTPEEAKLRRQEVATEADFYGSMDGASKFVKGDAVAGVLILAINILGGLVLGVVNHKMAVGEAASTYIQLAIGDALVAQVPALLLSIAAAAIVTRVSSPLDLSNQITSQFGSAKAWTPVAGILGFLGILPGMPHFIILPAAGLAGFVAWKLKGAKPATGANATPDTAAEAAAPTNPAAIGWDEVSDGAALSLELGYGLIGLVDERKGAPLMARITGIRRQLSRELGFVVPLVRVRDNLSLGPNQYRISVAGVVVGEDECWPDDLLALDSGDLQATVEGRAVKDPSFGLDAIWIRPEQRGAAVVAGYTVVDGATVIATHLNQLVANAASDLFGMDEMQKLLDALKESAPQLVAGLTPNPLSLAQLAAVSRGLLSEGVPLKDFRRIAEAIVDSSRETTDSVALVEQVRSRIGALIVQTVVPVRMPLPVITLDAELEGLLANAVRVGGNAQHPFEPALASRIVGAVGQAATPFINTASRFAIVTSPLARRALARLLKPHLPETPVLSFLEIPDGKPVEVVAIVGSGNNTQASGQLTQQPEMAR; via the coding sequence ATGGCGACCACGGCGATCAACAAACGGCTCTGGCTGGGTTCGGTGAAAGGCGCGATCCTTCCGCTGGCGACGCTGATGCTCGTCGGGCTGATGATCGTGCCGGTGCCGAGCATCGTGCTCGACATGGGCTTCATCGCCAACATCATGATCAGCCTGGCCGTGCTGATGGTCGCGCTGAATGCGGAGAAGCCGCTCGACTTCTCGGCCTTCCCCACCGTCCTCCTCTTCGCCACCCTGCTACGTCTGGCGCTGAACGTCGCCTCCACCCGCGTCGTGCTGGTCAACGGCCACACCGGCGCGGCGGCCGCAGGCCATGTGATCGAAAGCTTCGGCGAATTCCTGATCGGCGGCGATTATGCGGTCGGTCTGTTCGTGTTCGGCATCCTGATGATCATCAACATGGTCGTCATCACCAAGGGCGCCGGTCGCGTGTCCGAAGTGTCCGCGCGCTTCACCCTCGACGCATTGCCCGGCAAGCAGATGGCGATCGACGCCGATCTGAACGCCGGCCTGATGACGCCCGAGGAAGCGAAGCTGCGCCGCCAGGAAGTGGCGACCGAAGCCGATTTCTACGGTTCGATGGACGGTGCGTCGAAGTTCGTGAAGGGCGATGCCGTCGCCGGCGTGCTGATCCTGGCGATCAACATCCTCGGCGGCCTCGTCCTCGGCGTCGTCAATCACAAGATGGCCGTCGGCGAAGCCGCCTCCACCTATATCCAGCTGGCGATCGGCGACGCGCTCGTGGCGCAGGTCCCCGCGCTTCTGCTTTCGATCGCCGCCGCCGCGATCGTGACCCGCGTGTCCTCGCCGCTCGATCTGTCCAACCAGATCACCAGCCAGTTCGGCTCGGCCAAGGCGTGGACGCCGGTCGCGGGCATTCTCGGCTTCCTCGGCATCCTGCCGGGCATGCCGCACTTCATCATCCTGCCGGCCGCCGGCCTTGCCGGTTTCGTCGCCTGGAAGCTGAAGGGCGCCAAGCCCGCCACCGGCGCCAACGCCACCCCGGACACCGCCGCCGAGGCCGCAGCCCCAACCAATCCCGCCGCGATCGGCTGGGACGAGGTGTCGGACGGCGCCGCGCTGAGCCTGGAACTGGGCTATGGCCTGATCGGGCTGGTCGACGAGCGCAAGGGCGCCCCGCTGATGGCCCGCATCACCGGCATCCGCCGCCAGCTGTCGCGCGAACTCGGCTTCGTCGTGCCGCTGGTGCGCGTCCGCGACAATCTCTCGCTCGGCCCCAACCAGTATCGCATCAGCGTCGCCGGTGTCGTCGTCGGCGAGGATGAATGCTGGCCGGACGATCTGCTCGCGCTCGACAGCGGCGATCTGCAGGCCACGGTCGAGGGCCGCGCCGTCAAGGATCCCAGCTTCGGGCTCGACGCGATCTGGATCCGCCCCGAGCAGCGCGGCGCCGCCGTCGTCGCGGGCTATACGGTGGTGGACGGCGCGACCGTGATCGCCACGCATCTCAACCAGCTCGTCGCCAATGCCGCGTCCGATCTGTTCGGCATGGACGAGATGCAGAAGCTCCTCGATGCGCTCAAGGAAAGCGCGCCGCAGCTGGTGGCGGGCCTCACGCCCAATCCGCTCAGCCTGGCGCAGCTTGCCGCCGTCAGCCGCGGCCTGCTGTCCGAGGGCGTTCCGCTCAAGGATTTCCGCCGCATCGCCGAAGCGATCGTCGACTCCTCCCGCGAGACGACCGACTCCGTCGCGCTCGTCGAGCAGGTCCGCAGCCGCATCGGCGCGCTGATCGTGCAAACCGTCGTGCCGGTGCGGATGCCGCTCCCGGTCATCACTCTGGACGCCGAGCTGGAAGGCCTCCTCGCCAACGCCGTGCGCGTCGGCGGCAATGCCCAGCATCCCTTCGAACCCGCTCTGGCCAGCCGCATCGTCGGTGCGGTCGGCCAGGCGGCGACACCGTTCATCAACACCGCATCGCGCTTTGCGATCGTTACCTCGCCGCTGGCGCGTCGCGCGCTGGCCCGTTTGCTTAAACCTCACCTGCCGGAGACGCCGGTGCTGTCATTCCTCGAAATCCCCGACGGCAAGCCCGTCGAAGTCGTCGCGATCGTCGGATCGGGTAACAACACCCAGGCCAGCGGCCAGCTGACCCAGCAGCCGGAGATGGCACGATGA
- the flgB gene encoding flagellar basal body rod protein FlgB, protein MADDPLFGVHGNALALRSQRMAMLASNIANAATPNYKAKDFDFQKALAAASADNTSGDTGASLDSAVDGATGYRVPLQASLDGNTVELSTEQTLFAENAVQYRATLSFLQGRIGTVMTALKGE, encoded by the coding sequence ATGGCCGATGATCCGCTTTTCGGCGTCCACGGAAACGCACTGGCGCTCCGCTCGCAGCGTATGGCGATGCTGGCGTCCAATATCGCGAACGCCGCGACGCCGAACTACAAGGCGAAGGACTTCGATTTCCAGAAGGCCCTCGCCGCCGCCAGTGCCGACAATACGAGCGGCGACACGGGCGCCAGCCTCGACAGCGCCGTGGATGGCGCGACGGGCTACCGCGTGCCGCTGCAGGCCAGCCTGGACGGCAATACGGTGGAGCTTTCCACCGAGCAGACGCTCTTCGCCGAGAATGCCGTCCAGTATCGGGCGACGCTCTCCTTTCTCCAGGGCCGGATCGGCACCGTCATGACGGCGCTGAAGGGAGAATAA
- a CDS encoding flagellar hook assembly protein FlgD, with the protein MTISSGNSYLDSLTNASSSAGAAATKSNQTIDQSGFIKLLTAQMANQDPTAPMDNNQMVQQMATFSQVAGTTQMNQTLTSMASDIAASRFGSASSWVGHAALVSSDIAAAASNGAYAGEITLPSDASALQLTLVDSSGQVVHSANLGAHSAGAVNWSWDGKDDSGNAVAGPVQLITTAKAATGTGSVTATNSVWTEIASVQSPVSGSTKLITALGNYAPSDIKAVS; encoded by the coding sequence ATGACCATATCCTCCGGCAACTCCTATCTGGACTCGCTCACGAACGCCTCGTCCTCGGCGGGCGCGGCCGCGACCAAATCGAACCAGACGATCGACCAGTCCGGCTTCATCAAGCTGCTGACCGCGCAGATGGCCAATCAGGACCCGACCGCGCCGATGGACAACAACCAGATGGTCCAGCAGATGGCGACCTTCAGCCAGGTCGCCGGCACGACCCAGATGAACCAGACGCTGACCTCGATGGCGTCGGACATCGCCGCCAGCCGCTTCGGCAGCGCCTCCAGCTGGGTCGGCCATGCCGCGCTCGTCTCGTCCGATATCGCGGCGGCCGCCTCGAACGGCGCCTATGCCGGCGAGATCACGTTGCCGTCCGATGCCAGCGCGCTGCAGCTCACGCTCGTCGATAGCAGCGGCCAGGTGGTGCACAGCGCCAATCTGGGCGCGCACTCGGCCGGCGCCGTGAACTGGAGCTGGGACGGCAAGGACGACAGCGGCAACGCCGTCGCCGGCCCCGTGCAGCTGATCACCACCGCGAAGGCGGCCACCGGCACCGGCAGCGTCACCGCCACCAATTCCGTGTGGACCGAGATCGCCTCGGTCCAGTCGCCGGTGAGCGGATCGACCAAGCTGATCACCGCGCTCGGCAATTACGCGCCGTCCGACATCAAGGCCGTTTCCTGA
- a CDS encoding flagellar basal body P-ring protein FlgI has protein sequence MFRPIRILILLVAAALAGFAPAQAERIKDLGTFQGLRTNQLTGYGIVVGLAGTGDDSLDYAVQGMKGVASRFGLTMPANINPALKNAAAVIVTADLPAFAKPGQKLDITVSALGKAKSLRGGTLLMAPMQGADGQVYAMAQGNLAVGGLGIDAADGSKVTVNVPTAGRIPGGATVERAVDAGFATTPEILFNLSEADLTTVGRVAASINTKFGMGRARAIDAATVAIQAPQGAEIRTALMGEIEDLLVDPADAPARVIVNARTGTVVINGAVRIAPAAVSHGKLTVKVNENYRVSQPEPFSQGQTAVVPKSGITVDEEKKPMFRFAPGASLADIVKAVNAIGASPADLVAILEALKQAGAMKADLVVL, from the coding sequence ATGTTTCGCCCGATCCGCATCCTGATCCTCCTCGTCGCCGCGGCGCTCGCCGGGTTCGCGCCCGCGCAGGCCGAGCGCATCAAGGATCTCGGCACCTTCCAGGGGCTGCGTACCAACCAGCTGACCGGCTACGGCATCGTCGTCGGCCTCGCCGGCACGGGCGACGACAGCCTGGATTATGCGGTGCAGGGGATGAAGGGCGTCGCCTCGCGCTTCGGCCTGACGATGCCGGCGAACATCAATCCGGCGCTGAAGAATGCGGCCGCCGTGATCGTCACCGCCGATCTGCCCGCCTTCGCGAAGCCCGGCCAGAAGCTGGACATCACCGTTTCGGCGCTGGGCAAGGCCAAGTCGCTGCGCGGCGGCACCCTGCTGATGGCGCCGATGCAGGGCGCCGACGGCCAGGTCTATGCGATGGCGCAGGGCAATCTCGCCGTCGGCGGCCTCGGCATCGATGCGGCCGACGGATCGAAGGTGACCGTCAACGTGCCGACTGCCGGCCGTATTCCCGGCGGGGCGACGGTAGAGCGCGCGGTGGACGCGGGCTTCGCCACCACGCCCGAAATCCTGTTCAACCTGTCCGAAGCCGATCTCACCACGGTGGGTCGCGTCGCCGCCTCGATCAACACGAAGTTCGGCATGGGCCGGGCGCGCGCGATCGATGCCGCCACGGTCGCGATCCAGGCGCCGCAGGGTGCCGAGATCCGCACCGCGCTGATGGGCGAGATCGAGGATCTGCTGGTCGATCCGGCCGACGCCCCGGCGCGCGTGATCGTCAATGCCCGCACCGGCACGGTCGTGATCAACGGCGCCGTCCGGATCGCGCCGGCCGCCGTCAGCCACGGCAAGCTAACCGTGAAGGTCAACGAGAATTACCGCGTCTCGCAGCCCGAGCCCTTCAGCCAGGGCCAGACCGCCGTGGTGCCCAAGAGCGGCATCACCGTGGACGAGGAGAAGAAGCCGATGTTCCGCTTCGCCCCCGGCGCGAGCCTGGCCGATATCGTCAAGGCCGTGAACGCCATCGGCGCGTCGCCGGCCGATCTGGTCGCCATCCTCGAGGCCCTGAAGCAGGCGGGCGCGATGAAGGCGGATCTGGTGGTCCTGTGA
- the flgG gene encoding flagellar basal-body rod protein FlgG, whose amino-acid sequence MTNAALHVARTGLDAQNERMRVIANNLANVNTTGFKRERAQFETLAYQSITAPGAPSSADNKYATGLNLGSGVSIAATSRSDSQGSLQQTDNALDMAIEGGGFFQITRPDGTMAYTRDGSFQLSDQGTIVTSDGMPLTPQIQVPDGATQITVGADGTVSATMQGATAPTVLGQIQTARFMNPAGLQAVGSNMLVETPASGAPQVGNPGVDGRGTVRSGNLESSNVNVVEELVDMIETQRGYEVNSKLIKATDEMLQTANQQL is encoded by the coding sequence ATGACCAACGCCGCCCTCCACGTCGCCCGCACCGGGCTCGATGCGCAGAACGAGCGCATGCGCGTGATCGCCAACAATCTGGCGAACGTGAACACGACCGGCTTCAAGCGCGAGCGCGCCCAGTTCGAGACGCTCGCCTATCAGTCGATCACGGCGCCCGGCGCGCCATCGTCGGCCGACAACAAGTACGCGACCGGCCTCAATCTGGGATCGGGCGTCTCGATCGCCGCCACCTCGCGCAGCGACTCGCAGGGCTCGCTCCAGCAGACGGACAATGCGCTCGACATGGCGATCGAGGGCGGCGGCTTCTTCCAGATCACGCGCCCGGACGGCACGATGGCCTATACCCGCGACGGCAGCTTCCAGCTGTCCGATCAGGGCACGATCGTCACGTCGGACGGCATGCCGCTGACCCCGCAGATCCAGGTGCCGGACGGCGCCACGCAGATCACCGTGGGCGCCGACGGCACCGTCTCCGCCACGATGCAGGGCGCGACCGCGCCGACCGTGCTGGGCCAGATCCAGACCGCGCGCTTCATGAACCCCGCCGGCCTGCAGGCCGTGGGCAGCAATATGCTGGTGGAAACGCCCGCCTCGGGCGCGCCGCAGGTGGGCAATCCCGGCGTCGACGGGCGCGGCACCGTGCGCTCCGGCAACCTCGAATCCTCGAACGTCAACGTCGTGGAAGAGCTGGTCGACATGATCGAGACCCAGCGCGGCTACGAAGTGAATTCGAAGCTGATCAAGGCGACGGACGAAATGCTCCAGACCGCGAACCAGCAGCTCTGA
- the flgC gene encoding flagellar basal body rod protein FlgC yields the protein MANNFSVFDISGRAMSAQLVRLSTSASNLANAGSVATNKADAFRALKPVFKTIGGEQGTATVGVTQVVASQTEPTQRHDPNNPLADKDGNVWEAGVDSAAELVEMMETSRQYQNNVQVLQTAKSLTLDTLRLEK from the coding sequence ATGGCCAACAACTTTTCCGTCTTCGACATTTCGGGTCGCGCCATGTCGGCGCAGCTCGTGCGGCTTTCGACGAGCGCGTCGAACCTCGCCAATGCCGGCTCGGTCGCGACCAACAAGGCCGATGCCTTCCGCGCGCTGAAGCCCGTCTTCAAGACGATCGGCGGCGAGCAGGGCACGGCCACGGTGGGCGTCACGCAGGTGGTCGCCAGCCAGACCGAGCCGACGCAGCGGCACGATCCGAACAATCCTCTCGCCGACAAGGACGGCAACGTCTGGGAAGCCGGCGTCGATAGCGCGGCCGAGCTCGTCGAGATGATGGAGACGTCCCGCCAGTATCAAAACAACGTCCAGGTTCTGCAGACCGCGAAGTCGCTGACCCTCGACACTCTGAGGCTCGAGAAATGA
- a CDS encoding flagellar hook protein FlgE → MSFFTSLSGLKGAQSDLAVISNNVANVASIGFKKSRAEFGDLISASPLQSGNVAGQGTRLKSISQQFTQGGFQTSDRALDLAISGQGFFVTQTGSQMSFTRNGSFSVDENRYLVDSNGAYVQVLPVDTSGAVTATGISSAQNLQVPLSAGRPKATSALDLSATFPSDADLPANRSAYTATFPYKFDRYDSQSYNYSSATTVYDSAGNPQQATIYYTRVSAPTATDTTSKWEARLFVGDQQASADGLPITDPPAPLELTFAADGSLTSPSAAIQFSSVLPSGASEPIGINLSYNTSTRQAASTFTPGAFHQDGKAAGQLNNVAVGSDGLITATFSDGTTSKLGKIMIANFANPNGLRQLGDARWGSTGLSGEAIVSEAGSGSAGLIQSGALEQANVDITEELVALITAQRNFSANSKAIETANNMTQTIVNLRS, encoded by the coding sequence ATGTCCTTCTTCACGTCGCTTTCGGGGCTCAAGGGCGCCCAGTCGGACCTCGCGGTCATTTCGAACAACGTCGCGAACGTCGCGTCGATCGGCTTCAAGAAGAGCCGCGCGGAATTCGGCGATCTGATCTCGGCCTCGCCGCTGCAGTCCGGCAACGTCGCCGGCCAGGGCACGCGCCTGAAGTCGATCAGCCAGCAGTTCACGCAGGGCGGCTTCCAGACCTCCGATCGCGCGCTCGATCTCGCCATTTCGGGCCAGGGCTTCTTCGTGACGCAGACCGGCTCGCAGATGAGCTTCACGCGCAACGGCTCCTTTTCGGTCGACGAGAACCGCTATCTGGTCGACAGCAACGGCGCCTATGTGCAGGTGCTGCCGGTCGATACGTCGGGTGCCGTGACCGCGACGGGCATCTCGTCCGCGCAGAATCTGCAGGTGCCGCTCTCCGCCGGCCGCCCGAAGGCGACCAGCGCGCTGGACCTGTCCGCGACCTTCCCCAGCGACGCGGACCTGCCGGCCAATCGCAGCGCCTATACCGCGACCTTCCCCTACAAGTTCGATCGCTACGACTCGCAGAGCTACAATTATTCCAGCGCGACCACGGTCTATGACAGCGCCGGCAACCCGCAGCAGGCGACGATCTATTACACGCGAGTCTCGGCGCCGACCGCGACTGATACCACCAGCAAGTGGGAAGCCCGCCTGTTCGTCGGCGATCAGCAGGCGAGCGCCGACGGCCTCCCCATCACCGATCCGCCCGCGCCGCTGGAGCTGACTTTCGCGGCGGACGGCTCGCTGACCTCGCCTTCGGCGGCGATCCAGTTCTCGTCGGTGCTGCCTTCGGGCGCGTCGGAGCCGATCGGCATCAACCTGAGCTACAACACCTCGACGCGTCAGGCCGCCTCCACCTTCACGCCCGGCGCCTTCCACCAGGACGGCAAGGCCGCCGGCCAGCTGAACAATGTCGCGGTCGGCTCGGACGGTCTGATCACCGCCACCTTCTCGGACGGCACGACCAGCAAGCTCGGCAAGATCATGATCGCCAACTTCGCCAACCCCAATGGCCTGCGCCAGCTGGGCGACGCGCGCTGGGGATCGACCGGACTTTCGGGCGAGGCGATCGTCAGCGAGGCGGGCTCGGGCTCGGCCGGGCTCATCCAGTCCGGCGCGCTGGAGCAGGCGAATGTGGACATCACCGAGGAGCTGGTCGCGCTCATCACCGCGCAGCGCAACTTCTCGGCCAATTCCAAGGCGATCGAAACTGCGAACAACATGACGCAGACGATCGTGAACCTGCGGTCGTAA
- the flgM gene encoding flagellar biosynthesis anti-sigma factor FlgM, protein MISAIGPTGTQRMIDMVRTTGAKSGAPISSTAAAEETVPASPAAMLAAQGAPIDTDKVASIKAALAAGTYQINPQAIADRMIAIDLPGTSK, encoded by the coding sequence ATGATTTCTGCGATCGGCCCCACGGGCACGCAGCGTATGATCGACATGGTCCGCACCACCGGCGCGAAGTCGGGGGCGCCGATCAGCTCGACCGCCGCCGCCGAAGAGACCGTGCCCGCCAGCCCGGCAGCGATGCTGGCCGCCCAGGGCGCGCCGATCGATACCGACAAGGTCGCCTCGATCAAGGCGGCGCTGGCCGCCGGCACCTATCAGATCAATCCGCAGGCGATCGCCGATCGCATGATCGCGATCGATCTGCCCGGCACCTCCAAGTGA